AGCAATGCCAGCACCAGCAGTTTATGATGGAATTTTAGCTTATACTACTGGTGCTGGATGTTTTGTAGGAGTAAATGCAACAACTGGACAGGTTATTTGGATGGATAGATTTGCTGGATTATTTGCAAGTATGAGTAGCGTTAATTATTACATCTTACCAAACGGAACACCACTGTTTGTTGGAGGATTTACATCTTTATCTAAACCTTATGGATTACTAATTGCCGTTAATGGTTATAATGGAAAGGAAGTGTGGAATGCAACTTTGCCAACTCCTAATCAACCTTATAATACTGGAATGGGTGATGTTCCACCAGCCGTGTCGCAACAATACGGAATAGTTGTACAAAGTACAGTAGCTAATGCGGAGCCAAACGGAACAGTTGACACTATGTTATTAGCAGTTAACGCAACAAATGGGAAAGTATTATGGGCTACTAATCTAGGGAGAGGATATACGCCACCAGCATTTAAAGGAGGTATTCCATTAATAATAGGAAATACTGTCTACGTAGGAATTCCATCATTAGGAAGTGTTGCAGCTGTTAACTTACTAAATGGTTCAATATTATGGGAGACCAGATTACCAGATTTACAAATTCCGCCATCATATCCTGGTGGTCCTAGAGGTAGCCCTACATATTATCGTGGTTTGCTATGGGTTGCTGCTGGACAATATATTTATGTCTTAAACCCACACACCGGGAAAGTGATTACTATGTATTACGTCGGTGGTAGATTTGGCATTGTAAACCCTGTTGTTGCTGGAGGAACAATGTATCTAGCAAATTCATATGGCTGGGTTATCGCTATTCCATTAAGTGAAATTTATCCAGCAATTTAAAGTTATTTTCTTTTTTCTTCATTCTTTTTCATATTCTTTATAAAATTCTAAGGAGTGTTGAATTGCTTTATAAAAGTTTTCAATTTTTATGTTCTCATTTGGAGCATGAGCATTTGACGAGGGAGTTCCAACGCCTATTGCACTTACTATTTCCCTTATTCCTAAATCATAAAATACACCCATAGGTTGTGTACCAGCAGAGTTTGGTAAAATAACTGGATCTGTCTGGTAAACCTTTATAGCAGAACTCACCATAGCCTTAACTATTTTTGTGTTTGGACTAGTTCTGACTGGTTTTTCTAAACCATGATTGATAATCTTTACGTTCTTAAAATGATTTAAATGATCTACTAATAAGTTATATATTTTAACAGGGTCTTGATTAGGAACAAGTCTGAAATCTATTTTCACTTTAGCTATAGATGGTACTATTGTTTTGCTCCCTTCACCAATATATCTTGCAACAATACCATCAATATTACAAGTTGGTTCAGTAAAAAGTGAGTAAACTACTGATTCTTTATCCTTATACTTAAGTTCATAAGCACCTAATGATTTCTTAAAAGTCTCTATATCAAGATCATAACTTTCTAATAATCTCTCTGTCTCTAAAGGGAGTTTCTCTATATTATCATAAAATCCTCTTAATTTCACTTTTTCACCATCATAAATTGAATTAAGTATTTTGATTAACTCCCAAACTGGATTATATATTACTGGGGCATTAGAAGAATGAACATCTCTTTCTCCAGTCTTGACTATTATTTCCACGTATACCAGCCCTTTTACTCCAAGAACTATCATAGGTCTACCCTTCGAATCTAATCCAGCACCTTCCATAATTACTCCATCAGCATTAAGCTTCTCCTTATTCTTTTCGACAAATTCTGGTAAATGGATACTTCCAATCTCTTCTTCCCCTTCTATTACAAACTTAAAGTTAAGGTTGCCCTTGTATTTAGTTAAAGCTAAAAGTCTTGCCATTAATGTACCTTTATTGTCTGAAGCACCCCTTGCATAAATATAATCTCCATCTATAGTTGCTGAAAATGGTGGATATTTCCACTCATTTAAAGGATCAACTGGTTGTACGTCGTAATGATTATAAACTAAAAGCGTTTTATTACCACCGTTGTTTATTTCACCATAAATCACCGGATGACCATTAGTTTCTACAATCTCACTTTTTATTCCTAATTCTTTCATAAACTCTTTTAACCAACTTGAAGCTTCTCTTATTCCTTCTCCAGTAGCTGAAACTGAGGGTATTTTTAGGAAATCAATTAATTTTGAAAGAAAATATTTCCTTTCTTCTTCATTAAACATAATTAAAATAAGATGTTTGCCTATTTCAAGCTTTCTGCTTGAGAAATTAACACGTTTAGAACGCTTTTACCTATTCTATCTCCAGTATATTTTCCTTCAAAATTATTTATTTCTATCCACTCTTTTAAAGATTTATAACCTAGTTTAGCTAACGCTGATGAAATTATATCCTCATAGTCTTTCACATTTACCATTTCTTCTTCTACAAAAGTGGCTATCCATAAGTTAAGTATTCTCTCTAATTCCTTTAACGGTTCTTTATGGTCATCAACTCTTATATCAATGTATTTTCCGACATTAAGAGGATCAAACTCCTTTTCGCTTTTCTGCTCTTTTTTTACTACAATTATTGAAGCACTTTGCTTACCTCTTCTATCTCCTCCTTTTTCCTCACCAGCCTTTAATGCTCTAAGGATTTTCTCATATATTTTTCCCTTACCCTCAGCCTCTTTAGCCATTGCTTCTATAACTTCTTCACCAGCGAGTATATTTCCTTGAACAGTGAAGTTGTTTCCTATAATATGTCCAGCATAAGGATAACAATCTTTTCCAGTAAAAAGCTATACTTTGTCCTTTCGAGTCAACTATTCCTATTTGTCTTTTTTCCTTAAAGGATCTTGAGAAAGAAGTTTTTGCAAAGTTTCGTTCGCTGAATATTTCTC
The nucleotide sequence above comes from Sulfurisphaera javensis. Encoded proteins:
- a CDS encoding M20/M25/M40 family metallo-hydrolase codes for the protein MFNEEERKYFLSKLIDFLKIPSVSATGEGIREASSWLKEFMKELGIKSEIVETNGHPVIYGEINNGGNKTLLVYNHYDVQPVDPLNEWKYPPFSATIDGDYIYARGASDNKGTLMARLLALTKYKGNLNFKFVIEGEEEIGSIHLPEFVEKNKEKLNADGVIMEGAGLDSKGRPMIVLGVKGLVYVEIIVKTGERDVHSSNAPVIYNPVWELIKILNSIYDGEKVKLRGFYDNIEKLPLETERLLESYDLDIETFKKSLGAYELKYKDKESVVYSLFTEPTCNIDGIVARYIGEGSKTIVPSIAKVKIDFRLVPNQDPVKIYNLLVDHLNHFKNVKIINHGLEKPVRTSPNTKIVKAMVSSAIKVYQTDPVILPNSAGTQPMGVFYDLGIREIVSAIGVGTPSSNAHAPNENIKIENFYKAIQHSLEFYKEYEKE
- a CDS encoding PQQ-binding-like beta-propeller repeat protein, whose protein sequence is MIRKKLILGIFLAIIIIVSSLFIVRGQFFDDTPTVQIFTYTSYNGTYFPYTIKVVYYPGNMSININMSFPSVWPVTNSQQDHNAVVQTTCKAILEGVNWDLPASQIAGGVSIPLSTPINQLPGANVMGAKKALVMLTQMVGQPLGVTLADNLLFVEMDSLPGSIFAINPVTGKIVWYATGLASYAMNNPIVYNGIVYVTVGDVGFNFANFVHYEKGQYDQIVRGMGYGAIYAFNATDGRLIWMRFTMGEAMPAPAVYDGILAYTTGAGCFVGVNATTGQVIWMDRFAGLFASMSSVNYYILPNGTPLFVGGFTSLSKPYGLLIAVNGYNGKEVWNATLPTPNQPYNTGMGDVPPAVSQQYGIVVQSTVANAEPNGTVDTMLLAVNATNGKVLWATNLGRGYTPPAFKGGIPLIIGNTVYVGIPSLGSVAAVNLLNGSILWETRLPDLQIPPSYPGGPRGSPTYYRGLLWVAAGQYIYVLNPHTGKVITMYYVGGRFGIVNPVVAGGTMYLANSYGWVIAIPLSEIYPAI
- a CDS encoding putative peptidoglycan binding domain-containing protein, producing MRVDDHKEPLKELERILNLWIATFVEEEMVNVKDYEDIISSALAKLGYKSLKEWIEINNFEGKYTGDRIGKSVLNVLISQAESLK